ATGTATGTACAATCACCGTGTATAACAGTGTCCGctttataaaaatgatttgctACCGTATGACATCGTTACTCAAGAGATATCATGCTATATGCCGTTTTGCTTTCTAATTTTTTCAACACAGATTTTGCTGAATAAAGCTATTTTTGGCTTTTATACATATTCCGCCCATTTTTCAATATTCTGCATCAGAATGCTTAAACTGGAAATTTTTATAGCTAAAGTGTAATCTACAGTTACGCTAAGTTTACACAAACAAAtcgttttcaagttcatttttatAAGGAAAACTTGTTTGGGTACCGGCTCTTTGAACGCTCAGTGAGGCGACGCGACACGAATTTGTCACCGTTTTACTCAACGGCCAATCTGGATAATATGCCAGAAAGTATGCAAGCGCTCCCAAAAAACAGTCTCCAGCACCCTGAAAGAAATGTGTTTGATTGACATAGTTCATTCATTCGTTTGATTAAAGAATACCGTGGTATCAATAGCTTTGACTCCAGGAGCTTTTACGAATACAGGTTCAAGGAAGCTGTTGTTGTCATCTCTTGAAAGCAATAAAGCGCCGTTTTTCCCAAGTGTGATGAGTACATGTTTCTTACAACCTTTTTCCATCAGTCGGTGGGCGGCGGATAGTGCTTCATCATGATTTGTCACTGGCTGTTTGATGAGCATCTCAGCCTGCCAGACCCTCGatgaatgatatttttttaacattcaaATTGTAAAATTAACCATACCTCTGTTTCGTTGACACAGAAGATGTCGGAGAGTGtgtaaaaatctttttctagATCTTCAACGGCAGGAGCGGCATTTAATATTGTAAAAACTACAACAATAAttcatatttattatttaaaagctTTCAAATGTTAAAGTTTCAGATATTTTTACCTCCAAGCTCATTCGCAAGTTTCAATCCACTAAGAACAGTTTCACGCGGAATTTCGAGAACAGAAAGCATGATTTTAGCTTTGGTAAATGTATCTCGTGAATTCATAACATCTTCAGtggtaaaataattattagcgCCAGGAACGATGACAATACTGTTCTGCCCGCTATCTTCGACAATTATTTGAGCCAATCCTTTAAATCCACTTATTTGATTAATATACTGCACAAAGTAAGTAACCTACAAATAATATATTCATATGGTAAACACCTGTTAAGGCTTCAGATGTAAGACCAATGAAGTCTGTAaggatgttttctttttttaaagcatcCAAATACGATTTTCCGAATGAATCATTTCCTAACTTAATTGCAAATGATCCAAGAAATAGTCATTGTTTAGACCAAAAGATAATTTATCTACTTCAATTATTAGGCTACCTTTCCAATAATTGCAGTAGCAGCTCCAAGACGTGCAGCAGTCACAGCTTGGTTGGCCCCCTTTCCACCACAACAGATGGCAAGCTTATGGCCACAAAGTGTCTCACCAATTCTGGGTAAATTACTTACATAGCtgtgaaatattaaaaattatttgaacatGATTATCTTGAAATCAAACACAATTTAATAAATACCTAACAACATCTGTCATGAATGAACCTAAAACAACAATCTGTACTTCTTGAAGAACCATTTTTAAAGACACTTTTTGCAGCGTAATTTGTTATCGTCTTTAGTTATTATCAGTTGGTGCTCGGAGCTAATATCGAAAGGAATAATATCAATGTCGTCGATCAGAAAGTCAGATAAGTCAAACCCTTGCATCCATGAACGTCAAAATTACCTGATTTGAAATCGCCCTTCGATCCAAACTCCAGAGCAGTGGCAGCATTAAATTGTGTCTCGATCATTAAACCAAAGCAGTCTAGTAATCAAGCGCACAACACAATTCCAAACTTATTATCTGTCATAATATTTACTTTTTGCCAGTTTCGGGAGCGTTCACATCGAAGTTGCCAgttctaataaaccatttttttatagttACAATTCTCAAGATCAATTTAACAGATTAcattataaaaaggaaaatataccTCTGTTcacttttaacaaaaaaaagtgtaaCATGTATATTAGttaaacttttcaaaaaatatcaaCCTCCACTATTCCACTACTCCACTTCCACATTCCCAAAAAAATCCACTTCCTGTTCCTGGATAGTGGATACATCATACTAAAAATATCcatattacattttttataaatgtttcttaGTTATCTttaaactgaaaagaaaaatatcaaaaggcCTTTCAATTCATTTCAGCCCACACacttaaaataatcaattcaaatataaaaattttattgaagaTACGTGAAAACTGCTCTGACATATCATCCAAGAACAAATTTCACCAATATGACACCAACATTGATGAATATTAATGGGactgaaaagaataaaaacatgatTAAAACATGTTAAAATATCTCTTTTATATTGCAATTCTTACTTCTCATGACAGTTCTCACTGAGCGAATGATATTGAGGATTTGGGATTTAACACTTGGTCCACTTCCATATGCTTGCATTTGCTCTCCACCCCATCCAACTATTGAAAAGAAGTTACATTTTGTATTAGATAATAGATACTAAAACAATTCATGCATGTATGTTATATCTGTAAACACCTCACCTTTGGCAAGAAACCTTTCTTCATGTAAAACACATATCGCATTGACCAAGAGAAGAGCTGCTTCCAACAAGCCCCAGAAAGTAAATGCCATTTTTGCTGTTTCTTTAAATATAGAAATATTTAGTTTCTTTCTATATGTTTAGGGGGATTCACGTCGGAAATAATGAGTTGTGTCTCGATAACAGAGAAGTAGCCAACACAACATGTTTAACTTAGTCTGCTATGGAAATCGCCAGATGTCGTGTGATAGAAAttcgttgaatttgaaatgtgaaTGACTTCATTTTAATTTCGTGGTAATTgttctgaatttaaaaaaaaaacgtatgaaaaataaaaaaggcggaACGCTACTTCCCCACTTGACTAGTGCCATTTATTTtcgattatgaaaaaaaacataggCCGGCAGGCCGCCATACGGAGTAGAGTCGCTGAGTCGCAGAGTCGTCGTTGTAGCTAATCTAGCTTTGCGCTTCGGTTTCAAAATGTCAATTTAAACAGTCAATACTTTATTATGTAAATGTTGACTTTATTTGTTTGCCTTAATGGTCAAAACGGTAATAAATGCATTTCTTGttgcaaaacaattttttgaaaaagccgctCTTATATTCTGTCTAATCAGAGCAGAGGCACCTCGTAGAAGAATTGCGTACTTCACAGTTTCGTCCAAGCAACGAAGGAAGGTCGACGAAACGTGCCATTACTGCCATCTGATTTCTTCCACACCATCATGTCACACAATGTAAGTTTCAACGTGAATTGGTGACGTTAAAAATTGTAGTCCAGATTCCAGATTATTTTCTAATAATAGGACTAATTTTAAGTGTTAACCATGacacaattttcaatttcatgacaacacaatttttctttcttcggctGCCTCGGCATTGACTAATTAGTTTCATATATTGACTTCATCTTGAGCAATGTAATGTTATTATCTCTTGGTTAAAAACTTAAAACTTAGTCATGGAGTCAAtaattagtattttttttatttagttgcTTTGAGAGCCTTAACAGAAAACATGGTGTCAACTAGGGATGGCGATATTTAGACCGCGATATAGATATATCTGAAAAACCGTAGAAATCTATATCGATTGTTTCGATTCAGATATATCTAAATATCTGtataacgccatctagcgctcagaaaacatactataacgtttaaaaattgcGATAAAATTCTTCGACGAATAATTGCCAGGCGGCAATAACAGAATAATCAGGTTACGTCACTCATTTGTTGTGATTCATACGTCAGTGATTGCAATGGGGAGAAGAAAATCGAGTGACGTTTGGGAGTTTTTTTACCGAATACGAAGTTGATGATAGAAAAGTTTGGGAATGCGTTTTGTGCAAAGATGTGGGAGACAATAAGGGAAATACTTCTAATCTCTGAAGTCAtcttaagaaaaaaacgggTAAAGAtggtaaaaatgattctgatgATATGAATTTAGACTTCCGAGTCTAATGAATGGCCAGTCGTCTCATGTAGGAATCGAACCCTTCTATCCCGCACATTAATCGAATGCTATGCCACTGTGCCATGAGTACCTATTCAGCTAAACGAAGGGCAAGTAGAAATCCGTAGGAATCGTACCAAATTTACTAAATCAGACAAAAAGATGTCTCTCATTTCCGACCTTACGATTATTCATTTTCGCATTATTAGTTATAAAATATACATCTTAGTTATTAAATGTATTTCCTCTATGAAATTCTATTTTATCAGAGTATCGAACCCGGATGTCCCGCACTCAAGCTGAATACTATGCTTACACGCCATGAACTCGATTCAATTGTAAAGAAGTACGAGAACAGATCGcgccaattttcatttttaccgaTACTGAGCAGCGATATATCTGAAAATATAGATATAAGATATCGATACATCTGAAATCTGAAATTGACGATATATCGCCATCCCTAGCTGTCAACCTCGAAAACCAATCCAGCAATCCCGAGCAATCCTTTGGATCATGCACAAAACTTCAAAcctcaaataaagaaaagcagacgacaaacagaaaagaaataaacgatgCGCCATCTATATTCGTGAAATATATTCGCCACCTAGCGGTCGAATGGCATCTCACGGTAAAAATTGTCAACTACTGATCAATCGTTGGCAACGTAGGACTATTTTCGATTTTGGTAGTAAAATATTCAAAGTGCTACTTAaacttttaataataataaaaaaaaaaaacaagatcaTGTAATCCATCTTTCGAGTCAAAATTCAGTACAAACTTATTGCGAAAAAAATGTCGCACATtgcgtttttctcatcatttcctgcagctgaaaaagaaaattgacaaAATTAAATCGCAAGTTAGACATGCTTCAAATCACTTACAAACATTTGACGAATAAGCTGATATGACCGTGTGACGTCAAAACGTATCAAAACGTGCGCACTTCGACTTTTGGTAAAAGTACGTAACGCAGTAAAGTAACTAAACGCAGTTTAAACTTCACTTTGGTCCAAGTTGCACGACGTTACGCGTTGTAGTAGTCTAGTACTACAACGCAGTTCTgacattaaaaatatatttaacaaAATGTATTCCCCATCTAGCTTAACCTTTCCTTTAACTGGGCTAGCAATTCAGGaaatgttttgccatcgaatgtaacaagaaggaaaaaaaaaacatgaacaacTCACCGCGTACTCACCGCATGACCCTACTCACCGCTAAAACCTTTACAGAAGAATCCCTACGGGAACTCGTCAGGGCTGCTTTTCGCTTCCCACAATCTCCAACTAATTagttctcaatttcttttgaaaaaaaaaaacccattaGTTCCCATTTTCCTTAATTAGGAATTTCAtgttctgctttttttttttggtttggttcaCTTAATCACGTCACAGTATGTCGTAAtcaacggaagaaaaaaatgtgggaGGGGTCGAAATGGTCGATAAATTGTAATGAATGGTTAACGACTCCCAAACTCGGTAACAATGATTAAATATGTATACTTGTCATCATTCGGAAATCCCGGTCTGGTTAGTACAAACATAATCATATAACAAAACATGACACAAGTCGGTGTATGCAATTGGATGATACACAACAAATAGGAAGTGGgtgacaaataattttttttttttttttttcgaaataaggGTGCCGGTGGCGCGTATATATGTGATGGCCAAACATTTTATTATAGGAAATGTACAAACGCATCAGAATAATCACCAGAATGTCTTGTTGTAATAAACCtttttgtgtcattttttttttaattttatttcttttttctttcgtcatcattttttattattcttttgccTCCAATGGTATTATGTAATTGAGAACAGGGTGGTGAAATAGAGGGGAGGGGTATTAGCAGAGATggatgggattttttttttcatcgccaTAAAGTTAATTATACAatgaagtttaaaaaaaattttcaaaaaatgtgtctAGATTATCTAGATAGCCAATAACGTTCAACGTTGTACCACCAGGTCTCGTTTCACTTCTCTCTTGCGCCTCGCTATCGGTTTTGCCAGCCAACGTTGTTCATATATTTACAGACCCGCACGCGTCCCTTTCGTTTATTCCCACACAGccgaaaaagaggaaagaaaagaaaagaaagaaaaaactcccAGACGGTTCGGCAATCACGAACTGCGTGCCGAGTgggtcgtcatcatcatcatcatcggacATCGTGACGGCACGTCTTgtccggccgccgccgccgccgccgagaAAGAGTCGAGCGGCTTAGTAGCCTGGCCCGGCTCTCCACCTCTGGAGATTGGTGAAACGGCCCAATCGGTCGAACAGTTTGGTGTCAAATTACCATCGACTGCCAGCGCCGAGCAGGAGGAGGGCGTCCAGGCTTCGTCGTCCAGCGGCAAGCAGTTCTCGCTGGCCATCGCCGAGTAGCCCGACATCCATTTGGTGGCGGCCATCAAGAGCAGAGTCACGAAAGCCGTCGTCCACCAGGTCCAAGCCGATTGGACGACAACGCCCCTGCCGCCGTTTTTCCCGTGTTGCATGGCCGCCGGCTGCTCCCCTGTCAAAGCCAATACGCAATAGTGATTCGGTTATTATCAGATGGGGGGAAAAGGAGGTCCAGGATACGACTAAAATGGCGGGGGGTAAGGATCGGGCTCTCCCATCCGACTCGGCTGACTCGAATAGCCCAGCCAAACCGGGGGTCGCAATTTAATTGTACAACATGCAAACAAACGGTTCTTTCCGATGGATGGGATGTCCAATGGATTTGTAGTAGTAGTGCATGTGCACAAGTGTCAAGTCACAGTTAGCTAACCCCCCCCCTGGCCAGCTACACACGCAACTAGGGATCCATCCGTGATTTGCGGATCAACTTCCAATGTGCACATAGAGAGACCGAACCGACATAGCACTTGACATTTGAGCAactcctgctgctgcccacGTCCTTGGAGGAATCGACGGTGCGCCGGCTGGCCCATCTGCTAAGACAGTTGCAAATAGCTCGGGGCACGCGGAGACATTGCTAGTTTTCATCGTTACGTTGacttttgagagagaaaaaagaaagaaagaaatctcattttatttatttctttttccccttagTTGGATGAAACCTTCGGGGGGCAGTCTTTGATGACCGGAGTGGAACAGTACGTAAAGAAGCTCGCTAGAGACCTGGGCAACATAACAAGATCGATttcgtaaaacaaaaaataaagaaaaagaaaagaaaaagaaaattcttctttGGACTCGTCCTGGATACTCcgtccaattttttaatgattttattttgaagaagaaaaaaaaaagagtgtgtTCATCCTGCCCGTGTTATTCCCTCGAATCGAGTTACCCAGGTGGACACACCCACCTTCTCTCCCAACTTtttatatgaaataaaaaaataacgacgTAGATTTTCTACAAGATTTATTCGACGTCGCCAAAGAGGTCGCGAGGTGCAATGGCCAAACTTTGTCCGACATTTCGTGCCGGACATAAAATTTCGGCGACCCTCCCTCCCATATATACGACGGCattgattatttttagccGGCGAGAACGCCAGGAGTCTCACGAACTTGAACCGACCGGAGTGAAATAAACATTAAAATTGCACGGAAATAGAACTATATAGTAATAATACATTAGAGATAGCAGCCGGATCAAAAGGACACGAATGCCAAAGGTGGGTGGagctttagaaaaagaaaagaaagaaaactccTCCCCTCCCTTTGCCCATCTATCTCCAGGATCGGCGACAGTGAGAGAGCCCCAGCCGGCCCATCAAAGTCTCCCATACATCATCGGGCCGCGGCGGTGACACGCCATCACATTTCAAGCCGCTTTATACCCCGCGTTCACGGTCGAAATGGCGCGCGCGTGAACTgcgttcaaaatgaaaataaatattattttattatctttttctttcttcttttgttttttttttacgaccgcgacttgtttgtgttttttaagagagagagagaccctgCCGGTGTTGACGGACGTCCAGCAAGAACGCTCTCTCACACTGGGAGGGACGGAGGGCAAGTATATGTATAAGGACCCCCCATCTCATAAAAagtatttatttctatttgtagttttttttttggaaagttGTTTAAGTTTCTTTATTCTGTTTGCTTCTGGCTTGTTGTTTATACAACATCTGTACAAGGTCCGTTGTCTAACAAGATTGTGTCCGCTCAGCTGGACTTCACCACCCAACCGACAGCAGAGAGccaaagtcgattttcttttccttttctttcaaaaacaaaaagaaaagaaaagaaaaaggtttttatgGATTTGCCGATCTATGGAggtttgtgtgtgtcggaCGTTTTCCGCCGTTTTGAACCCGCATGTACCGGCCCGTCGGTGCTAAAGTCGAAAAGATTGGCGTCGGGACGTCGGTAGAGAGAAAAGTCAAACGGAACAAACGTGCGCCACTTACGGAATCAGACTGGGAACGGAACGGCACAGGGACGGATAGGCCAATTAAGCCAATTCAACCCGGGTTTTGAGAGAGCGAAACGGacagaaagaaataagaaaagaaaaaaaaagcgtttTATAGAGTCCTGTGTGTTAGGACGGCCTGCCCAGCTTAGCAATTCACCCGGCGATCCGTCAATATCTAAGAGAGACACAGGAGTGTACGGTTCCTCGCTTTTCGTGGAAATGATGGGGCCGGGCggcaagagaaagaaaaaagaaatgaagtgCAACACCAGCTGGACGGCCGGCTGCTGTGGCCATCCATCCAGCCAACAgcactttgtgtgtgtacacgggCCTACTGTACCATTTAGAACGTGGAGAGTGACGCTGGCCGGTTGGAGACTAGGTGGTCCACACGAATAGTTTCCGGCAAAGTCGGGCGTGGCCGGCGGAACGTTCAAGACTGCCAGAAGTGAGTCGGGTCCCAGGCGGGTCACGCGGGCGCTCCATCCGTATTTCGTAGCGCCTGCTGGCGATcatattgatttgatttccatttttctattttttaagtttcaaaattttattttaaagaatgaaaaaaaaaatacggacCCGATGAGGCCAGCGCTGCGGCTTCTTTAGATCCTTCGAACATGCGGGACTCTTCGAGAGCCGATCCGGCGATCCGCTCCGTCTTGTGGTACCAGAAAATGTAGGGCGGCGTCTCAATCAGCCCCGAAATGACGCAATGCAGCGCCACACCGCTACCGGCCATGACGTAAATGTCCGGAGCTCCTCTGATCTCCACCTGCGGAACTGGATGATGATACATTTTTAGGATGAAAATTAGTCGAGCTATGATTTTCACTACACAATCTCCCCCCTCGCCTTGATGATGAACAAGTAGTAATAGACGGGCGAGGGGGCGGCAAAGGTAAATACAAAGGTTCATCCAAATGTCATTAATGATGTATTATCTCACCGACAATGTTTAATTGATAGACGAGACTGAGCTTGGGCTCGCTGGAAACTTGGCATTCGTATTTGCCGGCGTCGGAGCCGCGAACGGCCCTCAAGTGCAGCGTCCAAATGTCAGAATTGGCCGGGTGGTGCACTTGGAATCGGCCGTCGCCTATAAACGTGTCCGTATCGACCGTCAGCAAATGGCCGTCTCTCTTGCGAACCCACGAGACCTACAATGTGGACGTGTGAACGAGCAGAGTGAGAGTGTGAGTGAGCCGGCCAATTAATTACCGTCCAACGCGAGTAGATAGTACAGTATAAGGAGGATATACAATATAGGGGTGGAAAAAGTAGCTGGGCAAAACGAACCGATTTGTTGGCAACATCCTGGACTCGGCAGACAAGATGGGCGTGAGCTCCGTACTGAGTGGTCACGTTGAGTGGCAACGACACGTCGAACGACGGCATGTTGTTGCCGACGCTGGCGCCCAGCGCCTTGCCGTCGTGAGAGAGCGACACCGAGTGCTGATGCTGGCCAGACGAGTCCCCTTTAGGACTCCATAAATCCGAAACGACCGAAGCTCCTGAAACTGACGTTGTTAATTGACCtggaaaatgtagaaaaaaagaatctaattaagaaaattgttaaaatgtcaaattcattatttttttctgagaaAAAATACTTTTGAGAAAATTCAACGTGTCTTAGAAACgtgagtttatttttatttttcccccaaaaaattaaaaataaaatttcctttttcgtgAAATGCTGCTGTCAAGCAAGGACGTTAGCTTCACGGGTTCGAGGAGAAAATTCACGTTTCGTTGGCCGCATCATCTCATTGGCCCCTCTTTTGTCGCAGAAGACTCACGGAGACGTGAAAATCGCCTCCAGCTTTCAATGTCGTCCCCGGTATACATCTGCACGTTATGAGATCAAGCggaaagccgctccgggaGGAGGAGCGAGGCGGATAGTTAGTCGAGCGGAGTCACAAggaccttttctctctctcattttcctCCCTTCCGGATCCAACAGTCAAGTCTGGCGGAACAgtaggtacacacacacatacatcacTCGGTATAGACGAGCGTAAATTATTCGTTTTGCCCAGCTCTTcaacaggaaaagaaaaagaaggaaaaaatgatCCTAACCGACAATGTCTACACAAAAAAGAGGGGGATGACCGGACAAGGTTTTCCAGCGCATATAAACGGAATAATGCACACTATACATCTTTGAACAGAgagataaataaatcaatctaTCTATCCCCCAGTCGATTGTCCGTGACGGGGGGTCGGAGAGAAAAACACGCTCCAATAGACTAGGTATATCAGAGACCGGCCAACCAAGCACGGAGAGAGTCCCTCGTCGTTGCGTTGGCCATGTTTTCCCGGCCCACTGTTTAGTCCTACACATCCTAAATCATCCGACAATGTTGACGGGCTCCTTGCCGACTCATTTCTCTTCGTCATTGGCGACAAGGAAAGGCAACaactctcgttttttttctttcttcttcttttcctttttagttttgtagttttttcttattttctccccTCATCGTCATTGGACGTGAATTGCAGCCAAAATGGGCCCATTTGTGTACGGCAAAATGGGTGGAGGGGGGGAGGCCTATAATATGCACAAAGTGTGTGTACGTAACGGTGCAGAGTGTATTGGCCGATTGCCCGACACCCGTAAATTGGTAGAAGAAGAGCCGACAAATCGGCCCAActccaacccaaaaaatatataaccaaggaaaagctgaaaaaagaataataaataaagggatggagaagagagagaagattggCAGCAGCGATCGATTGAATGTTGAAAGCTTGCCCGAAAGTTGGAATGTGTTTATACATTCGCCGTGTTTACGACTTTTTAGGCTCCTTTCTTCTCGgttcttttcaaaagaaaagagcaaCGAATTTCACGGTTGGCATCACCCGATATTAACCATCtccacttgaaaaaaaaaaaggaagaagataaAGACAACTAGAATTGGCGTATACGTACTACGGGGCGCCAAAGTACACACATGACCtaatccttctctctcttaccGTGAACGGAAATCGCGCAACGAAATGGATGAAAACCCTCGGCCCTTTTCTTCTATTTACAACGTCGAcctcccatttttctttttcttcttccgcggaTCACAAACCACCGGCATCCCTTACCCAATCGACATGCACGGGGCGCATACAACATCTCTCCTCCTCGGTTGTACACGTAGATACACATGTAAAGATAAAAggcagatgaagaagaaggaaagaaaaaggataaaCTTTTTGCCGGTGCGGATCGATAAgtcaacacacacagacgcacGTCGACCCAAAGAGAGATGGTTGCGGTCGTGTCCGTCGTTTTCCTCCTATCCGccggactttatttttttgggggtacGACTCTGAAAGATGGAAGGGAGAGCTATAGGGAGGATCGTCTCGTTCATCAGCTTGTTTGTCGATGGCAAATATAAGACAAGCAACACGGGGGGAAAAAGTAAAGCCGTGCCGATGAGTCTGAAAAGCGGCAAAGTGACGCCGCCGCACCGCTTTTCCTTCCGGCggatattttctatttgatttgtgCCAAATCCACCCGCCAAATCCTTCATGACGTTTCCGCGTCTTTTCGTATTTATTATCCCCCCtctatctcctttttttgaagTTCCCGCCTTCCCAAGTTCACTTTTCAGGTTGGCGGATCAAAAGCTTCGACTGGgctgctgctctctctctgtgtataTATCTCTCAATATGTTTA
The sequence above is drawn from the Daphnia pulicaria isolate SC F1-1A chromosome 1, SC_F0-13Bv2, whole genome shotgun sequence genome and encodes:
- the LOC124328557 gene encoding immediate early response 3-interacting protein 1-like, whose product is MAFTFWGLLEAALLLVNAICVLHEERFLAKVGWGGEQMQAYGSGPSVKSQILNIIRSVRTVMRIPLIFINVGVILVKFVLG
- the LOC124324165 gene encoding uncharacterized protein LOC124324165 isoform X1, whose product is MKASLSIINRLLWLLLLFGSFPGQLTTSVSGASVVSDLWSPKGDSSGQHQHSVSLSHDGKALGASVGNNMPSFDVSLPLNVTTQYGAHAHLVCRVQDVANKSVSWVRKRDGHLLTVDTDTFIGDGRFQVHHPANSDIWTLHLRAVRGSDAGKYECQVSSEPKLSLVYQLNIVVPQVEIRGAPDIYVMAGSGVALHCVISGLIETPPYIFWYHKTERIAGSALEESRMFEGSKEAAALASSAGATKYGWSARVTRLGPDSLLAVLNVPPATPDFAGNYSCGPPSLQPASVTLHVLNGEQPAAMQHGKNGGRGVVVQSAWTWWTTAFVTLLLMAATKWMSGYSAMASENCLPLDDEAWTPSSCSALAVDGNLTPNCSTDWAVSPISRGGEPGQATKPLDSFSAAAAAAGQDVPSRCPMMMMMTTHSARSS
- the LOC124328536 gene encoding ribokinase-like, with translation MVLQEVQIVVLGSFMTDVVSYVSNLPRIGETLCGHKLAICCGGKGANQAVTAARLGAATAIIGKLGNDSFGKSYLDALKKENILTDFIGLTSEALTGLAQIIVEDSGQNSIVIVPGANNYFTTEDVMNSRDTFTKAKIMLSVLEIPRETVLSGLKLANELGVFTILNAAPAVEDLEKDFYTLSDIFCVNETEAEMLIKQPVTNHDEALSAAHRLMEKGCKKHVLITLGKNGALLLSRDDNNSFLEPVFVKAPGVKAIDTTGAGDCFLGALAYFLAYYPDWPLSKTVTNSCRVASLSVQRAGTQTSFPYKNELENDLFV
- the LOC124324165 gene encoding uncharacterized protein LOC124324165 isoform X3, producing the protein MKASLSIINRLLWLLLLFGSFPGQLTTSVSGASVVSDLWSPKGDSSGQHQHSVSLSHDGKALGASVGNNMPSFDVSLPLNVTTQYGAHAHLVCRVQDVANKSVSWVRKRDGHLLTVDTDTFIGDGRFQVHHPANSDIWTLHLRAVRGSDAGKYECQVSSEPKLSLVYQLNIVVPQVEIRGAPDIYVMAGSGVALHCVISGLIETPPYIFWYHKTERIAGSALEESRMFEGSKEAAALASSAGATKYGWSARVTRLGPDSLLAVLNVPPATPDFAGNYSCGPPSLQPASVTLHVLNVHARAISTVNAGYKAA
- the LOC124324165 gene encoding uncharacterized protein LOC124324165 isoform X4, with product MKASLSIINRLLWLLLLFGSFPGQLTTSVSGASVVSDLWSPKGDSSGQHQHSVSLSHDGKALGASVGNNMPSFDVSLPLNVTTQYGAHAHLVCRVQDVANKSVSWVRKRDGHLLTVDTDTFIGDGRFQVHHPANSDIWTLHLRAVRGSDAGKYECQVSSEPKLSLVYQLNIVVPQVEIRGAPDIYVMAGSGVALHCVISGLIETPPYIFWYHKTERIAGSALEESRMFEGSKEAAALASSAGATKYGWSARVTRLGPDSLLAVLNVPPATPDFAGNYSCGPPSLQPASVTLHVLNGL
- the LOC124324165 gene encoding uncharacterized protein LOC124324165 isoform X2, giving the protein MKASLSIINRLLWLLLLFGSFPGQLTTSVSGASVVSDLWSPKGDSSGQHQHSVSLSHDGKALGASVGNNMPSFDVSLPLNVTTQYGAHAHLVCRVQDVANKSVSWVRKRDGHLLTVDTDTFIGDGRFQVHHPANSDIWTLHLRAVRGSDAGKYECQVSSEPKLSLVYQLNIVVPQVEIRGAPDIYVMAGSGVALHCVISGLIETPPYIFWYHKTERIAGSALEESRMFEGSKEAAALASSGATKYGWSARVTRLGPDSLLAVLNVPPATPDFAGNYSCGPPSLQPASVTLHVLNGEQPAAMQHGKNGGRGVVVQSAWTWWTTAFVTLLLMAATKWMSGYSAMASENCLPLDDEAWTPSSCSALAVDGNLTPNCSTDWAVSPISRGGEPGQATKPLDSFSAAAAAAGQDVPSRCPMMMMMTTHSARSS